Proteins encoded in a region of the Fusarium falciforme chromosome 6, complete sequence genome:
- a CDS encoding GTP-binding protein rho2, translating into MSANPQNVIRRKLVIIGDGACGKTSLLSVFTLGYFPTHYIPTVFENYVTDCRVDGKSVQLALWDTAGQEDYERLRPLAYSKAHVILIGFSIDTPDSLDNVKHKWIEEATRLCSGVPIILVGLKKDLREDPVAIEEMRKKSLRFVSEHDGEAICREINAKRYLECSSLSGEGVDDVFEAATRAALLTFEKGEGGGCCVVL; encoded by the exons ATGAGTGCAAATCCCCAGAACGTTATCCGCAG GAAGTTGGTCATTATCGGTGATGGTGCCTGCGGCAAGACTAGTCTGCTGAGCGTCTTTACGCTAGGATACTTCCCTACA CACTAC ATCCCTACAGTCTTTGAGAACTATGTGACGGATTGTAGAGTGGACGGCAAGTCGGTCCAGCTCGCCCTATGGGATACCGCCGGCCAGGAAGATTACGAGCGATTACGACCTCTTGCATACTCAAAAGCGCATGTCATCCTGATAGGGTTCTCCATCGATACTCCAGATTCCCTCGACAACGTTAAACACAAG TGGATCGAAGAGGCTACCCGCCTATGCAGCGGTGTCCCTATTATCCTCGTCGGTTTGAAGAAGGACCTCCGAGAAGACCCGGTCGCGATCGAGGAGATGCGCAAGAAGTCGCTGCGATTCGTTTCCGAGCACGACGGCGAGGCTATCTGCCGCGAGATTAACGCCAAGCGGTATCTGGAATGTTCCAGCTTGAGCGGCGAGGGTGTCGACGATGTCTTTGAGGCTGCCACTCGCGCCGCCCTCTTGACCTTTGAGAAGGGTGAGGGCGGTGGCTGCTGTGTCGTGCTGTAA
- a CDS encoding Transketolase: protein MAPSAITPEPKEEPVAGPNVLKLIKNDDAQTIDLFLRQFRCLIADLCQQFNGGHPGGAMGMAAIGLALWKYVMKYSPTNPDYFNRDRFVLSNGHTCLFQYTFLHLAGYKQMTFDQLKSYHSARYDSFAPGHPEIEHEGIEVTTGPLGQGIANAVGLAMATKHLAATYNKPGHELINNTTFCMIGDACLQEGVALEAIQLAGHWKLNNLVVMYDNNQITCDGSVDLCNTEDVNAKMRACGWDVIEIEDGCYDVEGIVKALLKAKSSTDKPTFINVHTVIGVGSKVAGDAKAHGAAFSPDGVKAVKEHFGMNPEEHFVVTDEIYNFFRDVKTRGERLEEDWKALVASYAKEYPELHEEFIKRVEGRFTEDWRSIIPAKESFPTAPTASRKSAGIICNPLAAKLKNFMVGTADLSPSVNMIWKDKVDFQHPDLKTTCGITGNYGGRYIHWGIREHAMASISNGLAAYSKGTILPITSSFFMFYIYAAPGVRMGALQNLQAIHIATHDSIGTGEDGPTHQPIALPSLYRSMPNLLYIRPCDTEETAGAFISALEAKDTPSIISLSRQNLEQYPQYSSRDGAQKGAYVFIEEENADVTLIGVGAEMCFAVKTRDVLKEKFGIKARIVSFPCQRIFNKQSLEYKRDVLRYRSNAPRVVIEAYAVNGWERYADAGFSMATFGKSLPGKDAYKYFGFDENVIAPEVAKLVDEVKKEGIESLRGEFRDLNPVKHEH from the exons ATGGCGCCCAGTGCAATTACACCAgagcccaaggaggagccCGTGGCTGGGCCCAATgtcctcaagctcatcaagaacgATGATGCCCAGACCATTGACCTCTTTCTGCGCCAGTTCCGCTGTCTGATTGCCGATCTGTGCCAGCAGTTCAATGGCGGTCATCCAGG CGGCGCCATGGGAATGGCCGCCATTGGCCTCGCCCTGTGGAAGTACGTCATGAAGTACTCGCCCACCAACCCCGACTACTTCAACCGCGACCGCTTCGTCCTCTCCAACGGCCACACCTGTCTCTTCCAGTACACCTTTCTGCACCTCGCCGGATACAAGCAGATGACTTTTGACCAGCTCAAGTCGTACCACTCTGCCCGCTACGACTCGTTCGCCCCGGGCCACCCCGAGATCGAGCACGAGGGTATCGAGGTCACAACCGGACCTCTTGGTCAGGGCATTGCCAATGCTGTCGGTCTTGCTATGGCTACTAAGCACCTCGCTGCGACTTACAACAAGCCCGGCCACGAGCTTATCAACAACACTACTTTCTGTATGATTGGTGATGCTTGTCTGCAGGAGGGTgtcgccctcgaggccatccAGCTGGCTGGCCACTGGAAGCTCAACAACCTGGTCGTCATGTACGATAACAACCAGATCACTTGCGACGGCAGCGTCGACCTCTGCAACACTGAAGACGTCAACGCAAAGATGCGCGCCTGCGGCTGGGACGTCATTGAGATCGAGGACGGCTGCTACGACGTCGAGGGCATCGTTAAGgccctcctcaaggccaagtccAGCACCGATAAGCCCACCTTTATCAACGTCCACACCGTCATTGGCGTTGGCAGCAAGGTCGCTGGCGACGCCAAGGCCCACGGTGCCGCCTTTTCTCCCGACGGTGTcaaggccgtcaaggagCACTTTGGCATGAACCCCGAGGAGCACTTTGTCGTGACCGACGAGATCTACAACTTCTTCCGCGATGTCAAGACCCGTGGTGAGCGCCTGGAGGAGGACTGGAAGGCTTTGGTTGCCTCGTACGCTAAGGAGTACCCTGAGCTTCACGAGGAGTTTATCAAGCGAGTTGAAGGCCGCTTCACTGAGGACTGGCGAAGCATTATTCCTGCCAAGGAGTCCTTCCCTACCGCCCCTACTGCGTCGCGAAAGTCGGCCGGTATCATCTGCAACCCCCTTGCTGCTAAGCTCAAGAACTTTATGGTCGGCACGGCTGATCTGTCGCCCTCTGTCAACATGATCTGGAAGGACAAGGTTGACTTCCAACAC CCCGATCTCAAGACCACCTGTGGTATCACTGGTAACTATGGCGGTCGATACATCCACTGGGGTATCCGTGAGCATGCCATGGCTTCCATCTCCAACGGTCTCGCCGCCTATAGCAAGGGCACCATCCTCCCCATCACCTCTAGCTTCTTCATGTTCTACATT TACGCCGCCCCTGGTGTCCGTATGGGTGCCCTTCAGAACCTCCAGGCCATCCACATCGCTACTCACGACTCCATCGGAACCGGCGAAGACGGTCCTACTCACCAGCCCATcgccctcccctccctctaCCGCTCCATGCCCAACCTCCTCTACATCCGCCCCTGCGATACCGAAGAGACGGCCGGCGCCTTCATCTcagccctcgaggccaaggacaccccatccatcatctccctcTCCCGACAGAACCTCGAGCAGTACCCCCAGTACTCTAGCCGTGACGGTGCTCAGAAGGGAGCTTATGTCTttatcgaggaggagaatgcCGATGTTACTCTCATTGGTGTAGGTGCCGAGATGTGCTTCGCCGTCAAGACCCGAGACGTCCTCAAGGAAAAGTTTGGCATCAAGGCCCGCATCGTGTCATTCCCCTGCCAGCGCATCTTCAACAAGCAGTCTCTCGAGTACAAGCGCGACGTCCTCCGCTACCGATCCAACGCCCCCCGCGTCGTCATCGAGGCGTACGCCGTCAACGGCTGGGAGCGATACGCCGACGCCGGCTTCTCCATGGCCACCTTCGGCAAGAGTCTCCCCGGCAAGGACGCCTACAAGTACTTTGGCTTCGACGAGAACGTCATCGCGCCCGAGGTGGCCAAGCTGgtcgacgaggtcaagaaggagggtATCGAGAGCCTCCGCGGCGAGTTTAGAGACTTGAACCCGGTCAAGCACGAGCACTAA